The DNA window GTTGTCCCACAGCAGATGTCTTTTTTGGACTATGAGGCCTGGCTTTTTGTAACGAAGgtgtataaaaagaaaacaagctctcaaaaatgttcatattttggtttcagCTTCTTTATCCAGTAGTTTTTCCCTTTAAAAGATTTTCTGAAAGATTCGTTTGCATCCTCCTTTGTTTCTTTGGTCATTAATTTTCCATTTGTTGTaaaatcatctctctctctttcgagaactctaaaaatatcattttgacTGTCATGATCAACAAAGAAAAACCAGAAACATTTGCACTGATTTTAGACGCTGTAACgaattacaaaattaatagaTTCAATATCTATTCAGTAGCTTTTCATAACCTTCCATATTGATTTGTGAGTGATTTCATAAGCCCTGATGCGTCGGGCCCATCCATTGCGATTAACGCTAAAATAATCGACGCTAAAACTACAATCAGATCCTGTCTCATCTAGACATTGCGAACATCAGACTTCATCTTTGGTTTCATATGCTGTTGATTTGTATACAAAAACACCCTTGATTAAAAATCTCAAACTCTAGGAGCTACAGGTAAACCTGTGCTGTGCAGAGCGTAAAACGGCTCATTTTCCCATCATGCCGTGGAGCAGGTCACAGCTGGAGAAGCAGTGCTGGACCCCGATGAGCCAGTGGAGGATGGGCGGCCCTCTTCGGTCCAGCGGTTGAGGTTTCTGCGGCGAGCGTTCATGAAGAAGTTGCTTACTGTGGAAAGCTCAAGGCCAAGCTGCTGAGAGATGGTGATCTGCAGGTCTTTGGTCGGTCTGTGGTTCTCTCTGAAAATGGCCATGAGAGTGCGACGCTGCAGGTCCGTGAAGACTAGCCGGGTGCGCTTGGGCCCTTGGTTGCGCTCTAGTTTGGATTGCTCCTGCTCCTTACGCTTACAAGCTGCAAAAAggtagagagaaaaaaacccattaGTGTACAGATAAGACCTGAAAATCTTAATTGGTCTTTCCATTATTATTAGCGGTTTATCTTATCTAATAGGCTCCACACTccacacaaaacataaatagtGTTTGATAACGGCCTATTCAGTGCAGATTCTTAACATGCATCTTttacaaaatgcacaaaaagagAACGATTCATCAAGGAAATGATAGTAAAAGGCTGAAATATTCTCAGGTTTTTAAGAtctcaacattttaaaacgctAACCATTCAATCTGAAATGCAACTAATTTAAGGGATAATAATCAAGTAGTTTGGTTTtgtagaaaaatatacaaagcCGAAAGCGTTGCATCTGAAGTGCCACCAGTTCGAGATTTGCTATTGTAAAAGACCTTTGCTGTTGTACATGTAATAATGGTAAACGTTGCATCTAAAGTGAAACTAGTTTGTGATTTGATGAATAAATCCTTTGCTACTACAGAAAAATATGCAACAGATCGGGAAATCATAATCCAAagctacataaaataaataaactattgcATGTAACATGAAACTGAGCAGTCCTGTGCAATAGAAAAAGATGCAATAGATCAGTTAGAGCCAATGTTGTCAATgctctgcattttcattttgcgaTATTTATCATACATCGCTATTAATGTTATATGATATACAGCTTAATTAAATACTGTGCTGGGTGTAGACTAGACTATTGCCTGAAAACCAGAGAGAGTCTCTATCAGACAACTGCCAGcttgatagatagataaatgtactttattgATCCCTGAGTGGAAATTCAGGATAAGGGAGATTAAGTGATAAAGAGAAAGACTGTAAACGTGCTGAACAATAATGATCTATATCAAATACAACAAACCAGAAGAAACAAAACGTCCTTGAAACGCTGAATGTTCAGTTCAGCATTTGCCTCTTCATCATATTCAAACTCCTGATTCTCTCGATCGGGCCCACTTGCTTTCGCCAATACAACGGCGACCATTAACTAAATGCTTCCTGATGTTGTAATCATGTGTAAAAGGTAGGAATTACCATGCTATAAATCCTGCGCTCCACACCACACTTCCAGACATAAACATCCCCCCATAGAGTTCTTATGATCGTGGGAGCAGGCCCTAATCATGATGTATACCACTTGTCTCATGTAGCTGAAACGTGATCGAAAGCCTTTTTCATAAACCACCCCCACCCCCAATTGCCTATCACCCCCCCTCCCCCCGAAGCCGTACTCCCTGCCTACTCCACACCCTGCTGATTTTTTTTCGGCCAGGGGCTGATAGAAATTATTGATTAAATCTGTGCTGCTCAGACTCCCCGACCTATAGAGGAGCTTTAACCCCTTTAGTGCTGGATGAAAGGGGAGCTTCTACGTGCCAAACCACATTTATTGTCAATCTCTGCAGGGCGGCAGAGATCCAAACTTAactatacaatttttataaaaaatagtttgaggctgaaaatgtaaaagtaacaGCATCAGTGAAAAAAAGCCTCTGCTATTTAAGCCGATTATATCTCTGTGATTCCTTAAGACAAGGGCTTTAGGCTTCAGTGCTTGTGTGTGAAATCCCAATGCTGTCCGAATGCCGAGCTTTAGAGTAATGATCTCTACCCTGCCCTGCGACTGAATTTCTCTCTGTTCATCTCTCTCCCAATCAAAGCTCAGCCAGtttgtgaaaacacacagacacaagcaACAGAACGCATCCACACAAAAGACCTGAGGAAAAACTGAGTAAGAGCAGGAGAGAAACAATTCAGGATATCTAGGAAAACAGGATACGCATTTTAGGTCAATAAATCTagcttataaaatattaaaatatgcatttgttatACAGTAAATGCAGCGTGATCCCAGGCCCTGTTTGcactaggaaaaaaaataaataaaaagtgtcatCATTTTTCCTCCCAATAACGATGGTGAGTGTCTAGAAAGTGCTGATGGATTTTAAAAGGATGGGTATTTGTTGTATAATCGCATGTTAAAAATCACTGCATTAAGCTGAATCATCATTAAACGTGTCGGTAAGTTGAACTCCTGCTGTCTTCGAGAGAGGAGGCGTGTAGCCGCATGCATTCTAATGTTTGCTCACGCCGTCTTATTCACAGGAGGTGTGCGCTGGAGCCTTCTGTGTTGCTTTCCCAAGGAAATCAATACTAGCTAGTAATTAAACAAAGGGCATGGTGAGAAAAGTCAACACTCATGGAAAGTGGGTTATATAGGGAAATACGGAGGTGTCCACTTATGCTTTTGCGCCCAGAAGCTGTGAAAAAATCCTCAAGAAAAGGTGGTGATTGGCCAACAGCAAACTCACAGTCAATATCAActcaaatgcatgaaaaatattcTAATTAATAATCCCATcctaaattatgcattatgcatacatatataaaaaaggtcATAAATAAACAGGGCTTATGTTATCACAGCACCGCTCATCGTCCTCAACGAACATTTACTGCCAATTTACACAATGGCATGTTTAGCGACTACCACAGAAAACAACAGCAGGACACGGTAACGCTCAGGCCAACAGGGCATTGATTGATTCCATGTATTTCGTTGCATGGAACACCCCTACGACTGAGGGCACAGTGGTCACCAATCAATATCTGTAGTGGTAATGCAAGCAGAATAATTCATTCTGAAGCGTATTTCATGCTTAGGTGATTGATTGCTTGGGATTCGGAAAGATTTCGGCAGAATCTgcgtgtctgtgtttgtctcccACCCCACAATCCTCAGTGGCTGCTGCAGCACGCCAGCCGACATTTTGAAAACCGCCCCATCCCTGCATCGCCACCCCCCCCACCTTCGTCTATTCTCATGTTACTGTTTTTCTCTGGATCTCTTTGTGTGCTTTGGACAACAGTTAAAGTTTCAGCCTCTTTAATGTCAAAACATTGTAACACGCCGAGGTTTGAAGTGAAATATGACTTCTTTTTCAATAATACACACAATGTTCATTTCACATTATTGAAACGTTTAGGTGccaatattttacagtatgttaaGCAATTGTTGGTCAAAAGACGGTGTTGTATTCGTGGTACTTTTCATGTATTGTGACTGAATAACGtaaatgttctttgttttttgcTAATCACATATGTACCACTTGCTACTGTTTTTAACAACACTGGTCCAGATTTACTACTGATTTTGAGGATCTCACAACAACAATCCATTTTAAATTCAACTAAACAAGCGCAAGCTTTTTACCTTCCAGACGTAACGAGGCCATCCTCTGAAACTCTGGCTCCTGTAGCCAGCGGGACATCCTCTTGAAGGTTTCGCGGCCAGACTTGAGTTTCCCCCAAGGTTTGGGGTTCCTAAGCAGGTCTGACAGAGTGCCCTGAGACCTGCACAGAACCCGCTCTGCGAAAATGGCCTGTGGGATGCTGTACCTCTTCAGTTCAGTGATGATTCTCTGAGCCACATCTTTGGTGTTGATCTCTTCCCCTCCACCGCCGTTCTGAGAGCTGGCCAGCATGCCCTCCCTTCCCAagctggagctggaggaggaagGGGAAGAAGAGGGAAGATCCCCTAGTTTGGAAGCCTGTTGGCTCTGAAGGTGGTGCTGATAACTCTGGTTGTATATATGGGGGTGGTAGGTGGGAGTGTGCTGATGGGCATCCATTTTGTTTAGCTGGTGGCTGACCCCATGCTCGCCCCCCAGAGAGGGCGGTGACATCTCCCTCCCAAAGTCTGGTGCTGTTCGACAGATGTTACCCCCATTGCTGCCCATATGGACCTCATGGCCACCTGGAAGCATCTGGCTACTGTGTCCATTCTGACTTCCCAGGCTGCCATAGCCATGCATGGCGGTCTCTAGGCCTGCACTGCCCAACGGTGGAGACAGACCCTGACCCAAACCAAAGTCTTTTGCGTACGGGGTATAGTAGTTTCCTCCCAGGCCTCGATC is part of the Puntigrus tetrazona isolate hp1 chromosome 16, ASM1883169v1, whole genome shotgun sequence genome and encodes:
- the onecutl gene encoding one cut domain, family member, like; this encodes MDGNMGEMSVHSHVELAHSQDSRAMLHSRDLAAAFPRPSLGGPAMGLESDHQSAAYDHSMATLGYGRDPPTSCGSTYTTLTPLQPFDDKFHHHHHHPCLPVSNVIGSFTLMREDRGLGGNYYTPYAKDFGLGQGLSPPLGSAGLETAMHGYGSLGSQNGHSSQMLPGGHEVHMGSNGGNICRTAPDFGREMSPPSLGGEHGVSHQLNKMDAHQHTPTYHPHIYNQSYQHHLQSQQASKLGDLPSSSPSSSSSSLGREGMLASSQNGGGGEEINTKDVAQRIITELKRYSIPQAIFAERVLCRSQGTLSDLLRNPKPWGKLKSGRETFKRMSRWLQEPEFQRMASLRLEACKRKEQEQSKLERNQGPKRTRLVFTDLQRRTLMAIFRENHRPTKDLQITISQQLGLELSTVSNFFMNARRRNLNRWTEEGRPSSTGSSGSSTASPAVTCSTA